The Sphingopyxis fribergensis genome contains a region encoding:
- a CDS encoding urate hydroxylase PuuD → MDKFFGNLHAVLGAGLVLAIILMLCLNGQNFEDGVAAGNAIMRWLHTFFGVLWIGLLYYFNFVQIPTMPKIPAELKPAVGKHIAPAALFWFRWAAAATVVLGLAIAGHAKYLAPALGLQDPYKLIGVGMWLGLIMAFNVWFVIWPNQKKALGIVEADDATKAKAAKTAMIFSRTNTLLSIPMLYAMVNFS, encoded by the coding sequence ATGGACAAATTTTTCGGAAATCTGCACGCCGTGCTCGGCGCGGGTCTGGTGCTCGCGATCATCCTGATGCTGTGCCTCAATGGCCAGAATTTTGAGGACGGGGTCGCCGCGGGCAACGCGATCATGCGCTGGCTGCACACTTTCTTCGGCGTGCTGTGGATCGGCCTGCTTTATTATTTCAACTTCGTCCAGATTCCGACAATGCCGAAAATCCCGGCCGAACTGAAACCCGCCGTGGGCAAGCATATCGCGCCCGCCGCGCTGTTCTGGTTCCGCTGGGCCGCCGCTGCAACGGTGGTGCTGGGCCTCGCGATCGCCGGCCACGCCAAATATCTGGCACCCGCGCTGGGGCTTCAGGATCCGTACAAGCTGATCGGCGTCGGCATGTGGCTGGGCCTGATCATGGCGTTCAACGTCTGGTTCGTGATCTGGCCGAACCAGAAGAAGGCGCTGGGCATCGTCGAGGCCGACGATGCGACCAAGGCCAAGGCCGCAAAGACTGCGATGATCTTTTCGCGGACCAACACCTTGCTGTCGATCCCGATGCTCTATGCGATGGTGAATTTCAGCTGA
- the dapF gene encoding diaminopimelate epimerase, with product MADRFTKMHGLGNDFVVIDARENAVEMTPARAHAIADRRHGIGCDQLILLEPSASADVKMRIFNADGGEVEACGNATRCVATLIGKTAVIETLGGMLRVTPADGGAEVVLGEPEFDWEHIPLAMPMDTRDMPVAWDELEHGAGVNVGNPHIVFFVPEADAVALDELGPRIETDPLFPERVNVNVASLDGENQLQLRVWERGVGLTQACGTGACATAVAAIRAGLVQSPVTVSLPGGDLVIRWAPGEPIVMSGAATRVYEGETDWAQFG from the coding sequence ATGGCAGACCGCTTCACCAAGATGCACGGCCTCGGCAACGACTTTGTCGTCATCGACGCGCGTGAAAACGCGGTCGAGATGACTCCGGCGCGCGCGCATGCGATCGCCGACCGCCGCCATGGCATCGGGTGCGACCAGCTGATCCTGCTCGAACCGTCGGCCAGCGCCGACGTAAAGATGCGCATCTTCAACGCCGACGGCGGCGAGGTCGAGGCGTGCGGCAATGCGACGCGCTGCGTCGCGACGCTGATCGGCAAGACTGCGGTGATCGAGACATTGGGCGGGATGCTGCGCGTCACCCCGGCCGATGGCGGCGCCGAAGTCGTGCTGGGCGAACCCGAATTCGACTGGGAGCACATCCCGCTCGCGATGCCGATGGACACGCGCGACATGCCGGTGGCGTGGGACGAGCTGGAGCATGGCGCCGGGGTCAATGTCGGCAATCCACATATCGTATTCTTCGTGCCCGAGGCCGATGCCGTCGCGCTCGACGAACTCGGCCCGCGGATCGAAACCGACCCGCTGTTCCCCGAGCGCGTCAACGTCAATGTCGCGAGCCTCGACGGCGAGAACCAGTTGCAGCTGCGCGTCTGGGAGCGCGGCGTGGGCCTGACACAGGCGTGCGGCACCGGCGCATGCGCGACCGCGGTCGCGGCGATCCGCGCAGGCCTGGTCCAGTCGCCGGTGACAGTGTCGCTGCCCGGCGGCGATCTCGTGATCCGCTGGGCGCCGGGCGAGCCGATCGTGATGAGCGGCGCCGCGACGCGCGTTTACGAGGGCGAGACCGACTGGGCGCAGTTCGGATGA
- a CDS encoding spermidine synthase yields the protein MHSTRPGCWVRDGVIATSSPRRWLFVLTILVGSFLLFLVQPMVARMVLPRLGGAPAVWNSAMLVYQALLLGGYAYAHWLGRFTVRRQAAIHVALFLVAALWLPIGIAQIGAPGPGQEALWVPLLLLASIGPVFFVVSAQAPLMQRWFAADARAGDPYYLYAASNLGSFAGLISYPALVEPTLPLAAQSWGWTAGYALLVLLVAGAAAARWHGGAEAHAAATDEPRPTLRRQLHWLLIAAVPSGLMLSTTTHLTTDIVAMPLLWVLPLGLYLLSFVIAFSTMERPTQIITLIAPVILLAVGGLGLLSSGGGSMMVALASLAMLFIIATALHGYLYHLRPATQHLTLFYLIMSAGGVLGGLFAALFAPLIFDWVYEHPLLILAAAMLLPLPALLPWDRWLGLEAKTARVVAAALVAIAAFGAWHMVGEWTGRLDSTTTSWGIAIFVIGMLVIGWRWAYVPVLALLMIGVGGWDTIQESFTGARVRSYFGVYTVTDYPASNQRRLAHGTTLHGLQRTDAAHRRDPTTYYGHQSGVGLTLDKASALAGQNASIGIVGLGAGTLACYRRPGQRWTIFEIDPVMVDIARDPKKFTFLSDCAGDTSIVIGDARLQLAGQPAGHFDVIVIDAFSSDAIPLHLLTKEAIGIYARALKPDGILLVHISNRFFDLEPVLAAEAKARGWTSAIRMDPGPIGDEYADLTGSNWVALTATPGRMQKLTGGIRPRKASYADGAWVPLEARENFERWTDDYASTLPVLIWKNIIGGRDE from the coding sequence ATGCACTCCACGCGGCCCGGCTGCTGGGTGCGTGACGGCGTGATCGCTACGTCTTCGCCGCGTCGCTGGCTGTTCGTGCTGACGATCCTCGTCGGCAGCTTCCTGCTCTTTCTCGTCCAGCCGATGGTCGCGCGCATGGTGCTGCCCAGGCTGGGCGGCGCCCCCGCGGTGTGGAACAGCGCGATGCTCGTCTATCAGGCGCTGCTGCTCGGCGGCTATGCCTACGCGCACTGGCTCGGCCGGTTCACCGTGCGGCGGCAGGCGGCGATCCACGTCGCGCTGTTTCTCGTCGCGGCGCTGTGGCTGCCGATCGGCATCGCGCAGATCGGGGCGCCTGGACCGGGGCAGGAGGCTTTGTGGGTGCCCCTGCTGCTGCTCGCCTCGATCGGCCCCGTCTTCTTCGTCGTTTCGGCGCAGGCGCCGCTGATGCAGCGCTGGTTCGCCGCCGATGCGCGCGCGGGCGATCCCTATTATCTCTACGCCGCGTCGAACCTTGGCAGCTTCGCGGGCCTCATCAGCTATCCGGCGCTCGTCGAGCCGACGCTGCCGCTCGCGGCGCAGAGCTGGGGCTGGACCGCGGGCTATGCGCTGCTCGTCCTGCTCGTCGCCGGGGCTGCGGCGGCGCGCTGGCATGGCGGCGCCGAAGCCCATGCGGCCGCCACCGACGAACCGCGCCCGACGCTGCGCCGCCAACTCCACTGGCTGCTGATCGCGGCGGTGCCGTCGGGGCTCATGCTGTCGACGACGACGCACCTCACCACCGACATCGTTGCGATGCCGTTGCTCTGGGTGCTGCCGCTCGGCCTCTATCTGCTCAGCTTCGTCATTGCCTTTTCGACGATGGAGCGGCCGACGCAGATCATCACGCTGATCGCGCCCGTTATACTGCTCGCGGTCGGCGGGCTCGGGCTGCTGAGCTCGGGCGGTGGGTCGATGATGGTTGCGCTCGCCAGCCTCGCAATGCTGTTCATCATCGCGACCGCGCTCCACGGCTATCTCTATCATCTGCGCCCGGCGACGCAGCATCTGACGCTCTTCTACCTCATCATGTCGGCGGGCGGCGTGCTCGGCGGGCTGTTCGCCGCGCTGTTCGCGCCGCTCATCTTCGACTGGGTGTATGAGCATCCGCTGCTGATCCTTGCCGCCGCGATGCTGTTGCCGCTCCCGGCACTGTTGCCTTGGGACAGATGGCTGGGGCTCGAAGCGAAGACCGCGCGTGTCGTGGCCGCGGCGCTCGTCGCGATCGCGGCCTTCGGCGCCTGGCACATGGTGGGCGAATGGACCGGTCGGCTCGACAGCACGACGACGTCGTGGGGCATCGCGATCTTCGTCATCGGCATGCTCGTCATCGGCTGGCGCTGGGCCTATGTGCCGGTGCTCGCATTGCTGATGATCGGCGTCGGCGGCTGGGACACGATCCAGGAAAGCTTTACCGGCGCGCGCGTCCGCAGCTATTTCGGGGTCTACACCGTCACCGACTATCCCGCATCGAACCAGCGCCGCCTGGCGCATGGCACGACGCTCCACGGGCTCCAGCGGACCGACGCCGCGCACCGACGCGACCCGACGACCTATTATGGCCATCAGTCGGGCGTCGGGCTGACGCTCGACAAGGCCAGCGCGCTCGCCGGGCAGAACGCGTCGATCGGCATCGTCGGGCTGGGGGCGGGGACGCTCGCCTGTTACCGGAGGCCTGGCCAGCGCTGGACGATCTTCGAGATCGATCCAGTGATGGTCGACATCGCGCGCGATCCCAAAAAATTCACCTTCCTCTCCGACTGCGCCGGGGACACGTCGATCGTCATCGGCGACGCGCGGCTCCAGCTTGCGGGTCAGCCCGCGGGCCATTTCGACGTCATCGTCATCGACGCCTTCTCGTCCGATGCGATCCCGCTGCACCTGCTGACCAAGGAAGCGATCGGCATCTACGCGCGCGCGCTCAAGCCCGACGGGATCCTGCTCGTCCATATCTCGAACCGTTTCTTCGATCTGGAGCCGGTGCTGGCGGCGGAGGCGAAAGCGCGCGGCTGGACGAGCGCAATCCGAATGGACCCGGGGCCGATCGGCGACGAATATGCCGACCTGACCGGATCGAACTGGGTTGCGCTGACCGCGACGCCGGGGCGGATGCAGAAATTGACCGGCGGCATTCGCCCGCGCAAAGCCTCCTATGCGGACGGCGCGTGGGTGCCGCTCGAGGCGCGGGAGAATTTCGAACGCTGGACCGACGATTATGCCTCGACGCTGCCGGTCCTGATCTGGAAGAATATCATCGGAGGCCGCGACGAATGA
- a CDS encoding M23 family metallopeptidase yields the protein MSGNAAALTMSQAIPLRRADSDVEPHLGWRDRLAQIDLVPDLGDNIGSSEWWRGLATLTLLCGTAIATFPGIQPLQVGGAPALDAADFNEARAQMIVPLAFGGDTGRHMAATDAVRPLTQTPERPQIELTATLGRGDSFARLLERSGVGSSEAQALARQVSGAVPLADIAPGTRIDLILGRRAARTMPRPVDALAMRARFDLRIEMERVGGQLVMRRIPIAVDATPLRIRGRVGDSLYRSARAAGAPPQAIQSYLRVVGKQLSVGSDIRAGDEFDIIVDYRRAETGESETGKLLYAGLIRSGKSKLSMLEWNVDGRVQWFEASGVGEQRGGMARPTNGRVTSTFGMRRHPILGYKRMHSGMDFGGGYGAPIYAVTDGVVTIAGRHGGFGNYVKLNHGNGLGTGYGHMSRIAVRPGQRVNRGQVIGYIGSTGLSTGPHLHYELYRNGRAVNPSSVTFVTRALLEGKALADFRARIRSLTSIAPGAALTPIAPKQVEGPKLGSLADVASKRAEGGI from the coding sequence ATGTCCGGCAACGCCGCCGCCCTCACGATGTCGCAAGCGATCCCGCTGCGGCGCGCCGATTCCGATGTCGAACCACACCTCGGCTGGCGCGACCGGCTGGCGCAGATCGACCTTGTTCCCGACCTTGGCGACAATATTGGTTCGTCCGAATGGTGGCGCGGCCTTGCCACGTTAACCTTGCTGTGCGGAACCGCGATCGCGACCTTCCCGGGTATCCAGCCGCTTCAGGTCGGCGGAGCGCCCGCGCTCGACGCCGCCGATTTCAACGAGGCGCGCGCGCAGATGATCGTTCCGCTCGCATTCGGCGGCGACACCGGACGGCATATGGCGGCGACCGACGCGGTCCGCCCGCTGACGCAAACCCCCGAACGCCCGCAAATCGAACTCACCGCCACCTTGGGCCGCGGCGACAGCTTTGCGCGCCTGCTCGAACGTTCGGGCGTCGGTAGCAGCGAGGCGCAGGCGCTCGCACGCCAGGTTTCGGGCGCGGTGCCGCTCGCCGATATCGCGCCGGGTACGCGTATCGATCTGATCCTCGGCCGCCGCGCCGCGCGCACCATGCCGCGCCCTGTCGACGCGCTCGCGATGCGCGCGCGCTTCGACCTGCGCATTGAGATGGAACGTGTCGGCGGTCAGCTTGTGATGCGGCGTATCCCGATCGCGGTCGACGCGACCCCGCTGCGCATTCGTGGCCGTGTCGGCGACAGCCTCTATCGCTCGGCGCGCGCCGCCGGGGCGCCGCCGCAGGCGATCCAGTCGTATCTGCGCGTCGTCGGCAAACAGCTTTCGGTCGGCAGCGATATTCGCGCGGGCGACGAGTTCGACATCATCGTCGATTACCGCCGCGCCGAAACAGGCGAGAGCGAGACGGGAAAATTGCTCTATGCCGGGCTGATCCGCAGCGGGAAATCGAAACTCTCGATGCTCGAATGGAATGTCGACGGCCGCGTGCAGTGGTTCGAGGCGTCGGGCGTCGGCGAACAACGCGGCGGCATGGCGCGGCCCACCAATGGCCGCGTGACCTCCACCTTCGGCATGCGCCGCCACCCGATCCTTGGCTACAAGCGCATGCACAGCGGCATGGATTTCGGCGGCGGCTATGGCGCGCCGATCTATGCGGTGACCGACGGCGTCGTGACGATCGCCGGGCGCCACGGCGGCTTCGGCAATTATGTGAAGCTCAATCACGGCAATGGCCTCGGCACCGGCTATGGGCATATGAGCCGGATCGCGGTGCGCCCCGGCCAGCGCGTCAATCGCGGGCAGGTGATCGGCTATATCGGCTCGACCGGCCTCTCGACCGGCCCGCACCTCCATTACGAGCTTTATCGCAACGGCCGCGCGGTGAACCCGTCCTCGGTGACCTTCGTCACCCGCGCGCTGCTCGAGGGCAAGGCGCTCGCCGATTTCCGTGCCCGCATCCGCTCGCTGACGTCGATCGCGCCCGGCGCCGCGCTGACCCCGATTGCGCCCAAACAGGTCGAAGGGCCGAAGCTCGGCAGCCTCGCCGACGTCGCCTCGAAACGCGCCGAGGGCGGGATTTAA
- a CDS encoding MiaB/RimO family radical SAM methylthiotransferase — protein MSASLVDRQEVVNFGCRLNIAEGEAIRSAVEAAGARDTIVFNSCAVTDEAVRQARQAVRRALRERPGAEVVVTGCAAELEAETFAAMGARVVSNDAKGLVESYGNTVSPRRRGPISGALHLESAGDGPLPSQGHTASYTPALSGADHARAFLGVQTGCSHSCTFCATVLARGTARSASVDAVVASAQTALDRGQREIILTGVDLASYGDDSGTSLATLVEALLALPVERLRLSSLDPDRIDDALFALLTQEKRVMPHVHLSLQAGDDMVLTRMKRRHRRADAVRLTERLKAARAEIAVGADLIAGFPTEDEAMFANSLALIDDCDIVFGHIFPYSPRAGTPAARMPQVGRTMARERAAVLREANARRRQDWLDTQIGRTASMLVERDGVSGHAENFAAMALTAPAAPGTVISVRLTARDGDRMIATPTQAKDNAA, from the coding sequence ATGAGCGCATCTCTCGTCGACCGGCAAGAGGTCGTTAATTTCGGTTGCCGGCTGAATATCGCCGAAGGGGAGGCCATCCGGTCTGCCGTCGAGGCGGCAGGCGCACGCGATACGATCGTGTTCAACAGCTGCGCGGTGACCGATGAGGCGGTGCGGCAGGCACGCCAGGCGGTGCGGCGGGCGCTGCGCGAGCGGCCGGGCGCCGAGGTTGTGGTGACGGGGTGCGCGGCGGAACTGGAGGCCGAGACCTTTGCGGCAATGGGTGCCCGGGTGGTGTCCAATGACGCGAAGGGGCTGGTCGAGAGTTACGGAAACACCGTGTCCCCGCGAAGGCGGGGACCCATCTCCGGTGCGCTCCATCTGGAATCGGCAGGAGATGGGCCCCTGCCGTCGCAGGGGCACACGGCATCCTACACCCCAGCCCTGTCGGGCGCCGACCATGCGCGCGCTTTCCTCGGCGTCCAGACGGGCTGTTCACACAGCTGCACATTTTGCGCGACGGTGCTGGCGCGCGGGACGGCGCGATCGGCGAGCGTCGACGCTGTGGTCGCTTCCGCGCAAACCGCATTGGATCGCGGGCAGCGCGAGATCATCCTGACCGGGGTCGACCTTGCCAGCTATGGCGACGACAGCGGTACCAGCCTTGCGACGCTCGTCGAGGCGCTGCTGGCGCTGCCGGTCGAGCGCCTCCGCCTCTCGTCGCTCGACCCGGACCGGATCGACGACGCACTTTTCGCCTTGCTGACGCAGGAAAAGCGGGTGATGCCGCATGTCCATCTGTCCTTGCAGGCGGGCGACGATATGGTGCTCACCCGCATGAAGCGCCGCCACCGCCGCGCCGACGCCGTGCGCCTGACCGAACGGCTGAAGGCCGCGCGCGCCGAGATCGCGGTCGGCGCCGACCTGATCGCGGGTTTTCCGACCGAGGACGAAGCGATGTTCGCAAACTCGCTGGCGCTGATCGACGATTGCGACATCGTTTTCGGCCATATCTTTCCGTACAGCCCGCGCGCCGGCACCCCCGCCGCGCGGATGCCGCAGGTCGGGCGCACAATGGCTCGCGAACGCGCCGCCGTGCTGCGAGAAGCAAATGCGCGGCGCCGGCAGGACTGGCTCGATACGCAGATCGGCCGCACCGCATCGATGCTCGTCGAGCGCGACGGCGTCAGCGGCCACGCCGAGAATTTCGCCGCCATGGCGCTGACCGCACCCGCAGCCCCCGGCACCGTCATCAGCGTGCGCCTGACCGCGCGCGACGGCGACCGCATGATCGCCACCCCCACGCAAGCAAAGGATAACGCGGCATGA
- the hemB gene encoding porphobilinogen synthase: protein MTQAAFPDLRLRRTRRTSWSRAMVRETQLSPANLIWPLFVCDGSGTEEAISSLPGVSRWSVDRLVERAKEAVAAGIPCLALFPYTQPDRRSADGAEALNPDNLMCRATSAIKQALGDDIGILTDVALDPYTSHGQDGLIDDAGYVLNDETVEVLVGQALNQARAGADIIAPSDMMDGRIGAIRQALESEGFGHVQIMSYAAKYASAFYGPFRDAVGSRGLLKGDKKTYQMDPANSEEALREVAQDLAEGADSVMVKPGLPYLDIVRAVKDNFAVPVYAYQVSGEYAMIEAAAAAGAGDRDALVLETLLAFRRAGASGVLSYHALHAARLLGA, encoded by the coding sequence ATGACCCAAGCCGCTTTTCCCGACCTGCGCCTGCGCCGTACCCGCCGCACCAGCTGGAGCCGCGCGATGGTGCGCGAAACCCAATTGTCCCCCGCGAACCTGATCTGGCCGCTCTTCGTCTGCGACGGATCGGGCACCGAGGAAGCGATTTCGAGCCTGCCCGGCGTGTCGCGCTGGTCGGTCGATCGGCTGGTCGAACGCGCGAAAGAGGCGGTCGCTGCGGGGATCCCGTGCCTCGCGCTTTTCCCCTACACGCAGCCTGACCGGCGCAGCGCGGATGGCGCCGAGGCGCTCAATCCCGATAACCTCATGTGCCGCGCGACGTCCGCGATCAAACAGGCGCTCGGCGACGATATCGGCATCCTCACCGACGTCGCGCTCGATCCTTACACCAGCCACGGGCAGGACGGGCTGATCGACGATGCGGGCTATGTGCTCAACGACGAAACGGTCGAAGTGCTCGTCGGGCAGGCGCTCAACCAGGCGCGCGCCGGCGCCGACATCATCGCGCCCAGCGACATGATGGACGGCCGCATCGGCGCGATCCGGCAGGCTCTGGAAAGCGAGGGCTTCGGCCATGTCCAGATCATGAGCTATGCCGCCAAATATGCCTCGGCCTTCTACGGCCCGTTCCGCGACGCGGTCGGCTCGCGCGGCCTGCTGAAGGGCGACAAGAAAACCTATCAGATGGACCCGGCGAACAGCGAGGAAGCCTTACGCGAAGTCGCACAGGACCTCGCCGAGGGCGCCGACAGCGTGATGGTCAAACCCGGGCTGCCCTATCTCGACATCGTCCGCGCGGTGAAGGACAATTTTGCCGTGCCCGTGTACGCGTATCAGGTGTCGGGCGAATATGCGATGATCGAGGCTGCCGCCGCCGCGGGTGCGGGCGACCGCGATGCGCTCGTCCTCGAAACGCTGCTCGCCTTCCGCCGCGCCGGCGCGTCTGGAGTGCTCAGCTATCATGCACTCCACGCGGCCCGGCTGCTGGGTGCGTGA
- a CDS encoding inner membrane-spanning protein YciB encodes MSDVLPTGPEPVPAPPPAKNGWLNYAIDFGPLLVFFLAYKFSSGGEGAFAATTAAIKGTVAFMVAIVIAMAVSKWKLGKISPMLWMSSILVLGFGALTIWFHDERFIVMKPTIIYAAFAALLLGGYWFKKPMLKYLLQSALEGLTDRGWLLLSRNWGLFFAALGIANHVMYEMIQAKQMSFDLWLTIKVWGVTALSFLFTFSQVPVMLKNGLAVPDEAAADKN; translated from the coding sequence ATGAGCGACGTGCTACCCACCGGCCCCGAACCGGTTCCCGCACCGCCGCCCGCCAAGAATGGATGGCTGAATTACGCGATCGATTTCGGGCCTTTGCTCGTCTTCTTCCTCGCTTATAAATTCTCGTCGGGCGGCGAGGGCGCGTTTGCCGCGACGACCGCCGCGATCAAGGGCACGGTGGCGTTCATGGTCGCGATCGTCATCGCGATGGCCGTGTCGAAGTGGAAGCTCGGCAAGATTTCACCGATGCTGTGGATGTCGAGCATCCTCGTCCTCGGTTTCGGCGCGCTGACGATCTGGTTCCACGACGAGCGTTTCATCGTGATGAAACCGACGATCATCTATGCCGCCTTCGCCGCGCTGTTGCTCGGCGGTTACTGGTTCAAGAAGCCGATGCTCAAATATCTGCTGCAATCGGCGCTCGAGGGCCTCACCGACCGCGGCTGGCTGCTCTTGTCACGCAACTGGGGGCTGTTCTTCGCCGCGCTCGGCATTGCGAACCATGTCATGTACGAGATGATCCAGGCAAAGCAGATGAGTTTCGACCTGTGGCTGACGATCAAGGTCTGGGGCGTAACCGCCCTCTCCTTCCTCTTTACCTTCAGCCAGGTTCCCGTGATGCTGAAAAACGGCCTCGCGGTTCCCGACGAGGCGGCGGCCGACAAAAATTGA
- the ftsY gene encoding signal recognition particle-docking protein FtsY encodes MTGQSWSERLLGGFRRTSERLGENLAGLTGKARLDEEDLDRIEEALITADLGPAMADRIRNRLAERRDVAANGTEELRKVVAEEIAAVLRPVAQPLDIDAFPRPQVILVIGVNGSGKTTTIAKLAHLFQEQDYGVMLVAGDTFRAAAIGQLKVWAERLGVPIMAGPEGGDSAGIVFDAVKQATATGIDVLIVDTAGRLQNKRELMDELAKIKRVLGRLNPAAPHDVVLVLDATTGQNALSQIDVFREVAGVTGLVMTKLDGTARGGVLVSAAERHGLPIHAIGIGETIDDLRPFDADEIAAIIAGNIR; translated from the coding sequence ATGACCGGCCAAAGCTGGAGCGAACGGCTGCTCGGCGGATTTCGCCGCACGTCGGAGCGGCTCGGCGAAAATCTCGCGGGGCTGACCGGCAAGGCGCGGCTCGACGAAGAAGACCTCGACCGCATCGAGGAGGCGCTGATCACCGCCGACCTTGGCCCCGCGATGGCCGACCGCATCCGCAACCGTCTAGCAGAACGCCGCGACGTCGCCGCGAACGGCACCGAGGAGCTGCGCAAGGTCGTCGCCGAGGAAATCGCCGCGGTACTGCGCCCGGTCGCGCAGCCGCTCGACATCGACGCCTTCCCGCGCCCGCAGGTCATATTAGTGATCGGCGTCAACGGGTCGGGCAAAACCACCACCATCGCCAAGCTCGCGCATCTGTTCCAGGAACAGGATTATGGCGTGATGCTGGTCGCGGGCGACACCTTCCGCGCCGCCGCGATCGGGCAACTCAAGGTCTGGGCCGAACGGCTGGGCGTGCCGATCATGGCGGGGCCCGAGGGCGGCGACAGCGCGGGCATCGTATTCGACGCGGTGAAACAGGCGACCGCGACGGGGATCGACGTGCTGATCGTCGACACGGCGGGGCGGCTTCAGAACAAGCGCGAGCTGATGGACGAACTCGCAAAGATCAAGCGCGTACTCGGTCGCCTGAACCCCGCCGCCCCGCACGACGTCGTGCTCGTGCTCGACGCGACGACGGGGCAGAATGCGCTGTCGCAGATCGACGTTTTCCGTGAGGTTGCGGGCGTCACCGGGCTTGTGATGACCAAGCTCGATGGCACCGCGCGCGGCGGCGTGCTCGTGTCTGCCGCCGAGCGCCACGGGCTTCCCATCCACGCGATCGGCATCGGCGAAACCATCGACGACCTTCGCCCGTTCGACGCGGACGAGATCGCAGCCATTATTGCAGGAAATATCCGATGA
- a CDS encoding gamma carbonic anhydrase family protein yields the protein MTYQDVSIISVNAKTPVIHPSAFIAPGCRIIGNVTIGADVSIWYNCVLRADVSHIIIGARSNIQDGSVVHCDGPMPHRPEGFPTIIGEDVLIGHMAMVHGCTLADRAFVGLKATVMNGCRIGSDAMLAAGALLTENKEIPDRELWAGAPARRVRDIDDAQAAGMQMGVAHYVMNGRLHKAAIEG from the coding sequence ATGACTTATCAGGACGTCAGCATCATCAGCGTGAACGCCAAGACGCCCGTGATCCATCCCAGCGCCTTCATCGCGCCCGGCTGCCGGATCATCGGCAATGTTACGATCGGGGCCGATGTCAGCATCTGGTATAATTGCGTGCTGCGCGCCGACGTCAGCCACATCATCATCGGCGCGCGCTCGAACATCCAGGACGGCAGCGTCGTCCATTGCGACGGTCCGATGCCGCACCGGCCCGAGGGGTTTCCGACGATCATCGGCGAGGATGTGCTGATCGGCCATATGGCGATGGTGCATGGCTGCACGCTGGCGGACAGGGCGTTCGTTGGCCTCAAGGCGACGGTGATGAACGGCTGCCGCATCGGCAGCGACGCGATGCTCGCCGCGGGCGCGCTGCTCACCGAGAATAAGGAAATTCCGGACCGCGAGCTATGGGCCGGGGCTCCGGCACGGCGCGTGCGCGATATCGACGACGCACAGGCCGCGGGCATGCAGATGGGCGTCGCCCATTATGTGATGAACGGCCGCCTGCACAAGGCGGCGATCGAAGGCTGA